In Nitrospinota bacterium, the genomic window GCCATTGATGGAAACAAGCTTCTCGTTTCAAACGAACAGAGAGAGCTGTTTGAAATATCAATGGATAGACTTATTGTAGTGAAGGAATAATTAAGTAAGATATATTTTTTATTTCTAAGATGCAAGAGCTAGGATTTTTAATTTCAGGGTTCATTCTTGGTCTGGCTGCTGGAATATCCCCCGGACCCCTTCTTGCCTTGGTTTTTTCTGAGACCTTAAAGTTTGGTAAAAAAGAAGGGGTTAAAATTGCAGTTGCTCCTCTTATTACAGACTTACCCATTATTCTTTTTGTATTCTTCATACTATCATACCTGACAAAATATAGTTTTATCATTGGGTCAATCGCTCTTTTTGGTGCGGGCTACCTTGTTTATCTTGGAGTTGAAAACCTCAGAGTCAAAAGCGAAGAATTCGGAATCAAGCTTGAAAAAAAAGAGGCTCTCAAACGTGGAATTATTGCAAATTTCTTAAGCCCCCATCCTTACCTTTTCTGGCTTTCTATTGGTGGTCCAATGGTTTTTAAAGGTCTGGGAATATCTTTTATTGCTGCTGTTCTTTTTATTTTGGGATTTTATATTTTACTTGTTGGATCAAAGATAGTTATTGCACTGATTGTAGAAAAATCAAGACCCTTTATTGGAAGCAGCTATTATCTTTATATTGTTCGTGCCTTAGGTATTGCTCTTGTTTTCTTTGCTCTGATTTTTCTGAGAGATGGTTTAAGATTAATAGGATTGCTTTAAAAGCCATAGCTTTTAAGCGTATTCAGGTGTACGGAATTAGTTAATAAAAAAAGGCCATCAAAAGATGGCCT contains:
- a CDS encoding LysE family transporter; amino-acid sequence: MQELGFLISGFILGLAAGISPGPLLALVFSETLKFGKKEGVKIAVAPLITDLPIILFVFFILSYLTKYSFIIGSIALFGAGYLVYLGVENLRVKSEEFGIKLEKKEALKRGIIANFLSPHPYLFWLSIGGPMVFKGLGISFIAAVLFILGFYILLVGSKIVIALIVEKSRPFIGSSYYLYIVRALGIALVFFALIFLRDGLRLIGLL